One window of the Rosa rugosa chromosome 3, drRosRugo1.1, whole genome shotgun sequence genome contains the following:
- the LOC133735712 gene encoding E3 ubiquitin-protein ligase ATL23 yields MLFSIFLLLFLPCVGMSAVFVVYICLLWFAANTRSSAEPRLPVKRVSEKGLSASDLDKLPKTSGKELTRGTECAVCLEEIEAEQLARVVPGCNHGFHLQCADTWLSMQSFCPVCRAKLQPQQFLTSSDENPC; encoded by the coding sequence ATGCTCTTCTCCATCTTCTTATTGCTTTTCCTACCCTGCGTAGGCATGAGCGCTGTGTTCGTGGTCTACATCTGTCTCTTATGGTTCGCCGCTAATACTAGGTCGTCGGCAGAGCCTCGGTTACCGGTCAAGCGGGTTTCCGAGAAGGGCTTGTCGGCCTCTGATCTCGACAAGTTGCCGAAAACTAGCGGCAAAGAGCTGACCAGGGGGACGGAGTGCGCGGTGTGCCTGGAGGAGATCGAGGCAGAGCAACTGGCTCGGGTGGTTCCAGGTTGTAACCACGGCTTCCATCTCCAATGCGCCGATACCTGGCTTTCTATGCAGTCATTCTGTCCGGTTTGTAGAGCCAAACTCCAACCTCAGCAGTTTCTCACTTCCTCTGATGAAAATCCATGCTAG
- the LOC133740592 gene encoding probable nucleoredoxin 2 isoform X1: MMKEMMSNHDQALSNGTSAGIVGAEAERVSSSRISSLLASTDRDYLLSPSGNQVKVADLDGKIIGLYFSANWYPPCWNFNQVLVGIYNQLKNSSITGSSFEIVYISSDEDSDAFNTYHACMPWLAIPFSDLETKKALNRKFEIEGIPSLVILQPSDGDGATLHDGVELIYRYGVQAFPFTRQRLEQLEEEEKQKHENQTLTNLLTNHDRHYLLLGHQTPNQVPVASLVGKTIGLYFSAQWCIPCVNFTPRLISIYKKIKEQMLVGDQQQDGEDFEIVFVSSDRDRTSFEAYFSTMPWLALPFEDPNIKELVKHFDVKGIPCLVILGPDGKTVTRQGRNLINLYKENAYPFTDAKLELLEKKMDEEAKSLPRSVYHGGHRHELNLVSEGNGGGPFICCDCDEQGCGWAYQCLECGYEVHPKCVAAATGAVNT; encoded by the exons ATGATGAAGGAGATGATGAGTAACCATGATCAAGCCCTGAGCAACGGAACTAGTGCTGGTATTGTTGGTGCTGAGGCTGAGAGGGTTTCAAGCTCTAGAATTTCATCTCTGCTGGCCTCCACAGATCGTGATTATCTTCTTTCTCCATCTGGAAATCAG GTGAAAGTTGCTGATCTTGATGGGAAGATAATAGGGCTCTACTTCTCAGCCAATTGGTACCCGCCCTGCTGGAACTTCAACCAAGTCCTAGTTGGTATCTATAATCAGCTTAAGAACAGTAGCATTACGGGGTCTAGCTTTGAGATTGTGTACATATCATCTGATGAAGACTCTGACGCCTTTAACACCTACCATGCTTGCATGCCGTGGCTGGCGATTCCGTTTTCGGATTTAGAGACCAAGAAAGCTCTGAACCGCAAGTTTGAGATAGAGGGAATTCCGAGCTTGGTTATTCTGCAACCTAGTGATGGTGATGGGGCTACGTTGCATGATGGAGTTGAGCTCATTTATCGCTATGGTGTCCAAGCCTTCCCTTTTACTAGACAGAGGCTGGAACagttggaggaggaggagaaacaGAAGCATGAGAACCAGACCTTGACCAATCTACTAACGAACCACGACAGACACTATCTTCTTCTGGGCCATCAGACGCCTAATCAG GTGCCTGTGGCCTCATTGGTAGGCAAGACAATTGGACTCTACTTCTCAGCTCAATGGTGCATTCCCTGCGTTAATTTCACTCCTAGGCTAATCTCAATCTACAAGAAGATTAAAGAGCAAATGCTAGTAGGTGATCAACAACAAGATGGAGAGGACTTCGAGATAGTGTTTGTTTCAAGTGATCGTGACCGAACATCCTTTGAAGCCTACTTCAGCACCATGCCATGGCTGGCATTGCCTTTTGAGGATCCCAACATCAAAGAGCTTGTGAAGCATTTCGATGTCAAAGGTATTCCTTGTTTGGTAATTTTGGGGCCGGATGGTAAAACTGTCACCAGGCAGGGTAGAAATCTGATAAACTTGTACAAAGAAAATGCGTATCCCTTCACCGATGCGAAGTTGGAATTGCTGGAGAAGAAAATGGATGAAGAGGCGAAGAGCCTGCCCAGGTCGGTGTACCATGGAGGGCATAGGCATGAGCTGAATTTGGTGTCCGAAGGCAATGGAGGAGGACCCTTTATATGTTGTGACTGTGATGAACAAGGATGCGGTTGGGCTTATCAGTGTCTTGAATGTGGATATGAGGTGCACCCCAAGTGTGTCGCAGCTGCTACTGGTGCAGTCAATACGTGA
- the LOC133740592 gene encoding probable nucleoredoxin 2 isoform X2 → MLETSWVKVADLDGKIIGLYFSANWYPPCWNFNQVLVGIYNQLKNSSITGSSFEIVYISSDEDSDAFNTYHACMPWLAIPFSDLETKKALNRKFEIEGIPSLVILQPSDGDGATLHDGVELIYRYGVQAFPFTRQRLEQLEEEEKQKHENQTLTNLLTNHDRHYLLLGHQTPNQVPVASLVGKTIGLYFSAQWCIPCVNFTPRLISIYKKIKEQMLVGDQQQDGEDFEIVFVSSDRDRTSFEAYFSTMPWLALPFEDPNIKELVKHFDVKGIPCLVILGPDGKTVTRQGRNLINLYKENAYPFTDAKLELLEKKMDEEAKSLPRSVYHGGHRHELNLVSEGNGGGPFICCDCDEQGCGWAYQCLECGYEVHPKCVAAATGAVNT, encoded by the exons ATGTTGGAAACCAGTTGG GTGAAAGTTGCTGATCTTGATGGGAAGATAATAGGGCTCTACTTCTCAGCCAATTGGTACCCGCCCTGCTGGAACTTCAACCAAGTCCTAGTTGGTATCTATAATCAGCTTAAGAACAGTAGCATTACGGGGTCTAGCTTTGAGATTGTGTACATATCATCTGATGAAGACTCTGACGCCTTTAACACCTACCATGCTTGCATGCCGTGGCTGGCGATTCCGTTTTCGGATTTAGAGACCAAGAAAGCTCTGAACCGCAAGTTTGAGATAGAGGGAATTCCGAGCTTGGTTATTCTGCAACCTAGTGATGGTGATGGGGCTACGTTGCATGATGGAGTTGAGCTCATTTATCGCTATGGTGTCCAAGCCTTCCCTTTTACTAGACAGAGGCTGGAACagttggaggaggaggagaaacaGAAGCATGAGAACCAGACCTTGACCAATCTACTAACGAACCACGACAGACACTATCTTCTTCTGGGCCATCAGACGCCTAATCAG GTGCCTGTGGCCTCATTGGTAGGCAAGACAATTGGACTCTACTTCTCAGCTCAATGGTGCATTCCCTGCGTTAATTTCACTCCTAGGCTAATCTCAATCTACAAGAAGATTAAAGAGCAAATGCTAGTAGGTGATCAACAACAAGATGGAGAGGACTTCGAGATAGTGTTTGTTTCAAGTGATCGTGACCGAACATCCTTTGAAGCCTACTTCAGCACCATGCCATGGCTGGCATTGCCTTTTGAGGATCCCAACATCAAAGAGCTTGTGAAGCATTTCGATGTCAAAGGTATTCCTTGTTTGGTAATTTTGGGGCCGGATGGTAAAACTGTCACCAGGCAGGGTAGAAATCTGATAAACTTGTACAAAGAAAATGCGTATCCCTTCACCGATGCGAAGTTGGAATTGCTGGAGAAGAAAATGGATGAAGAGGCGAAGAGCCTGCCCAGGTCGGTGTACCATGGAGGGCATAGGCATGAGCTGAATTTGGTGTCCGAAGGCAATGGAGGAGGACCCTTTATATGTTGTGACTGTGATGAACAAGGATGCGGTTGGGCTTATCAGTGTCTTGAATGTGGATATGAGGTGCACCCCAAGTGTGTCGCAGCTGCTACTGGTGCAGTCAATACGTGA